A portion of the Salminus brasiliensis chromosome 9, fSalBra1.hap2, whole genome shotgun sequence genome contains these proteins:
- the LOC140561607 gene encoding uncharacterized protein, whose protein sequence is MSEKSLCVFFILAFLQTGSSNSSVHISQRYEGKQLNVTCILSGKENLTQVNWEMVQDSNRTNLGVFHPSYGHHVRPEHIGKVKIEGKQHPHACSSVSLEIMLFNNSGQICCTFMTFPSGNLKECAKISNNEEVTNTKTVKSEAQGAGHELGLLGQLGVLIIASILSLIFFTIPVYLCYRCCHRRKQVFNVQQANLTVPLASTETNTEEIHEAQHTVTGFDPAKLYAKIKEDLYYGRLWKSYQGRARIPTQGSPSAPRQIYYRLGERRLPQGEKESTPTGTDTMTSPPVDSNK, encoded by the exons ATGAGTGAGAAATCTCTCTGTGTGTTCTTCATCTTGGCCTTTCTGCAAACAG GCAGTTCCAACAGTAGTGTACATATCAGTCAAAGGTATGAGGGAAAGCAGCTAAATGTGACCTGCATCTTGTCTGGCAAGGAGAATCTAACTCAAGTCAACTGGGAGATGGTGCAAGACTCTAATCGCACCAACCTGGGCGTCTTTCATCCCAGTTACGGACACCATGTTCGACCAGAGCATATTGGCAAAGTAAAGATTGAGGGGAAACAACATCCTCATGCCTGCTCTTCTGTGTCTCTGGAGATAATGCTGTTCAACAACAGTGGACAAATCTGCTGTACATTCATGACGTTTCCTTCAGGCAATCTGAAGGAGTGTGCCAAAATCAGCAACAATGAGGAAGTCACCAACACCAAAACAGTGAAAA GTGAAGCGCAGGGGGCAGGCCATGAACTGGGCTTACTTGGACAGCTTGGAGTGCTGATAATTGCCTCCATTCTTTCCCTCATATTCTTCACCATCCCTGTTTACCTTTGTTACAGATGTTGCCATAGAAG GAAACAAGTCTTTAATGTACAGCAGGCAAACCTCACAGTCCCACTGGCATCTACAGAG ACAAATACAGAAGAGATTCATGAAGCACAACACACCGTCACTGGATTTGACCCTGCAAAACTATATGCAAAGATAAAAGAGGATCTTTATTACGGTCGGCTTTGGAAGTCCTACCAAGGCAGAGCCAGAATCCCGACACAAGGGTCCCCGTCTGCCCCGAGACAGATTTACTACCGTCTGGGTGAAAGACGCCTAccacagggagagaaagaaagcacaCCCACAGGCACAGATACAATGACATCACCACCAGTAGACAGCAACAAATGA
- the nat16 gene encoding histidine N-acetyltransferase, giving the protein MKIENSLPCQQLPEVHSQTGLQFTVATEEDFDDIMAMSQDIYGGLDYLPTRYQSWLQETNRTVILARKQGKVIALESVCVIDDGETMLVEGLRVAPQERGKGVAGVLLRFCSQLVKSKFPDVKVTRLTRDDQLGPKDFQKYRLITKQAILLVRFRAEDLKLRLADVGLNVDSAGDGLPPSNIPVRLEPLEVQQLFLSSGLMQHVLPNATIVQDWQPFKPLPSNMAILLKKDIDWMVDDISCPSMASLCTFPFRVPIGDDWYYLNIDMFGKDLALATQQLLYHLRRHTNVLKGHVMCQVFLDPPLWKPMSEFFKETLKVELVKEYTEQCVVESDV; this is encoded by the exons ATGAAGATCGAGAACAGCCTGCCTTGCCAGCAGCTCCCTGAGGTGCATTCCCAGACTGGACTGCAGTTCACTGTGGCCACTGAGGAGGACTTTGATGACATCATGGCCATGAGCCAGGATATCTATGGGGGCCTAGACTACCTTCCCACCCGCTATCAGTCTTGGTTGCAGGAGACCAACCGTACCGTCATTCTGGCTCGCAAGCAGGGGAAAGTG ATTGCACTTGAGTCAGTGTGCGTTATTGATGATGGGGAGACTATGCTGGTGGAGGGGCTTCGTGTGGCCCCTCAGGAGAGGGGAAAGGGTGTTGCGGGGGTGCTGCTCCGCTTCTGCTCTCAGCTTGTGAAGTCTAAGTTCCCTGACGTTAAAGTGACTAGACTGACCAGAGACGACCAACTGGGCCCTAAGGACTTCCAGAAGTACAGGCTCATCACAAAACAG GCAATCCTCCTGGTTCGCTTCCGTGCAGAAGACCTAAAACTACGTCTTGCTGATGTTGGGCTAAATGTGGATAGTGCTGGGGATGGCCTGCCCCCTTCTAACATTCCAGTGCGTTTGGAGCCCTTAGAGGTTCAGCAGCTCTTTTTGAGCAGTGGTTTGATGCAGCATGTCCTACCCAATGCCACCATTGTCCAGGACTGGCAGCCCTTCAAGCCTCTACCCAGCAACATGGCAATCCTGCTGAAGAAAGACATTGATTGGATGGTGGATGACATCAGCTGCCCATCTATGGCCAGCCTCTGCACCTTCCCCTTCCGTGTGCCCATCGGTGACGACTGGTACTACCTCAACATCGACATGTTTGGCAAAGACCTGGCCCTGGCTACCCAGCAGCTCCTGTACCACTTGAGGCGCCACACCAATGTCCTGAAAGGTCACGTGATGTGCCAGGTGTTCCTGGACCCACCACTGTGGAAGCCCATGAGCGAGTTCTTCAAGGAGACCCTGAAAGTGGAGCTGGTGAAAGAATACACCGAGCAGTGTGTGGTGGAGTCCGATGTTTAG